From the Hoplias malabaricus isolate fHopMal1 chromosome 13, fHopMal1.hap1, whole genome shotgun sequence genome, the window atatatccgGAATTTAGCAAACAGCTTATTGCACAAGTGTATCTTAACATTCCTCACAGTATTCTTTAATGAACACGGTGTACAGTTATATCAGGTGTACTCTCGGGCAGATTATCTTGTATCAGAAAGCATTCCTTCAAGTAAAGGGCAACGTCTTAGGTGACAGAACTGTGTAAAGCACttgtgtacaaaaacaaatggaaagaTCCATATATTAAACATGATCCATTCCTTGCACTGCGTTGATTGGTAAAACAAGGGCACAAGCCGTTGATGCAAAGTACAATAGCACCACCTTGAGGCGACGTAACAAACTGAGTGAGAATGTGAGAAATAGGCGTTTAACCATGAGTAAGTGAATATGTTACAAGCTACTTCATATTCAGCTCAGTTTTGTCCATGTGCAAATCAACTTTCCACAGTGTAAGACCTTAACTGACCACAAGAGGGCACCAGAGGGATGAGAGGAGATGATACAATGAGGAGTGAAAATGAATAAGAGTGAAATGTTAGCAATAGTGTTGAGACAAATTATCCCAACTGTTACCAGCATACATTTTAACAGCTACGGTCTCTCGTGATAAAAGGGTGTATTATTGCTCATGGCATGTGCAGAAATACAATTAAACAAGTGGTGTCCTGTAGAACCTTAGTGCAGCACGACTGAGTGATTTATCTGCTCAAACACCTGATGGAACCAGAGTGATTAGCCTTAAAGGGATTTGTTCAGTGGTGCATTTGTACTCAAAAATAATGTCCTAATCCCACCATTTCCAGTGCTCCTTATTTTAGTGTTTAGAGTGAGTGCTTATGAGTGGCCTTTAGTGAGAACTTCATCGATGTGGACAGTAGTAGCCTCCAATCCATCATTTCTAGAGCCATAGCCTTCAAGAATGAGTCAAAGTGGATGGCTGCCTGACCTCTACGCAAGACAATGAGACGTTCTATTTCTACCAGTATTTAAAGGTTCCTCTGTGCTTTGCAATATTCATTTTTCCAATTATGttgatttctttttaaaatgacatttggtTACTAAAAACAGTGTATGAGCAGCGAAATCAGCAAACTGTGGTGGACACCTGGTGCTCCACAATCAAAGCTGGGCACCCCTGCTTCACACGTCAGTCTCAGCACCTTCATCCATCATCACATTTAAAGGCATTTGGCAGCTACCGCCATCGATACCGAGGTTGAGGTCAGGCGTCTGGGTATGATTGTATTGTGTTGAGAACGGCCTCTTTTCAACGCAGCTGTGTCTGTCCAACCAGTAGAAAGACACCATGATGAAGAGAGCAGCCgtagagacagagacactgcaGGCGAAAAACACGTAGCTGTATTGTCCAGTGAAGTCCACCAGCACCCCTGTAGGACAGCAGAAAGAGGTGATTTAGGATGAGAAGATAATCTAATAGTGGTTTAGGAGATCAGCAGCGAGATCACTGATGGGCCACAGAGACACGGCCTTCCCCCATCAGAGTGACATTTGAGTTGCCATGACAGTGGAAACCTGAGAGGATCATGCTGAGTCTGTGGTCTGCTGGATGTCTATTAACCTACGATGAAATCGGCCCTGAGCCAGGACCCAGTCACACAGCATTTAACCCTCGCTTCCTTCCCTCGtgtgcacactcacacatgcactgaTAAAAGATGTAAAATTCCTTTTACAAGTGGATGCTCTCCTCTACATTTTCAGTCATTGAGATACAACATGTTTACTAAACCTAAAATGATAGAATAACCACATTTAGAGGACGTACACCCAGCTGTTTTATTTActagcaaataaacaaatgggGCGGCTACAGCAGGTAGtgacacagcttcagggacctggagattgtgggttcacgTCCCACTCCAGGgggtctgtaaggagtttggtgtgttctccttgtgtctgcgtgggtttcctctgggtgactgtctgtgaggagtgtggtgtgttctccctgtgtctgcgtgggtttcctccgggtgactgtctgtgaagagtgtggtgtgttctccctgtgtctgcgtgggtttcctccgggtgactgtctgtgaagagtgtggtgtgttctccctgtgtctgcgtgggtttcctttgggtgactgtctgtgaggagtgtggtgtgttcttcctgtgtctgcgtgggtttcctctgggtgctccgatttcctcccatgctccaaaaccacaagttggtaggtggattggagactcaagtgtctgtaggtgtgagtgtgtatcatcctgtgaaagactggcgccccctacagggtgtgttcccacccaggttgtgcgaccctgaactggataagcacttatagacaacgaatgaatgaaataaacaaatcacatattattgctgtccaaagttaatcaaaataatagcaataaaatgctttgaaatttcttcaaataaatcattttacattgatttccactgaaagttaaaggGTTTTTTACCTTTCTATAAacttactattttggagatatatatatatagatagatatagatatagacATAGTCACCTGCTAGAGGCGGGCCCAGCAGTATTGTGACACTCTCCATGATGCTGATCAGACCCAGAGCGGCAGGGAAGCGGCTCATCTCTACCGTCTCCATCAACACAGTGAAGAGCAATGAACCCACAACACTCATGGAGACACCAAATGTTAGCACATAAGCCAGCAGCACATGGAAATTTGTGGctaccccacacacacagttgctCAGGCCATTGAGGAGGAGGGCACCTGCAAACAGGTACACGAAGGAGCGGCTGCCCCGGAAACGTGGATGTCCGAAGATCAAAGCTGCCGTCGGTCTGATTGAGATGTTGACCAGTCCTAGTATGGCCATCAGCAAGGCTGCATCATCTTGTTCTATCCCATGTGCGGTAGCATGGGGCACCAAGTAGACCAGCGGCACCACGAAGCCCAGCATCATCCACGACACACCCAGGGCAAAGGCACGATAACGGGGATGGGTGTGAATCAGGTCCAAGGCAATGTGCCTGCGCAAGAAAGGCAATAATCCAGAGATGCGTCTCTGCAAACGGCTCTTTAGCCCCTCCCTCTGGTCATACAGACCGCTGGTTTGGGGGGGAGGCTTAATTGGCATTTGCTTCGTGTTTGGTTTGGCCCTCAGGGGTCTCATCactgccccacacacacaacagttcaGTAGGATCCCACCTAACACCAGGAAGCTACCCCGCCAGCCGAACTGGGACAGCAGGAAATTGGCCAGGAGAGGCAGCGTGCTCAGGCCCAGCGCTGTGCCCGTGGAGGAGAGCGCATTTGCGAAGGCACGGCGGCGCACAAAGTAGTGACCGACCATGGTGACGGAGGGCTGGAAGCACAAACAAAATCCCAGTCCTGTGGAGTGAGAGGGAAATCTTAGATGACATTCACCAAGCATTTTGGAGAAGGCTTCACAATTGAACCCTGTTAGAACTCTGTTTTAACTTGAATACCGACATGAATGTTTTACACCGCTGGTTATACATTGAACAATCactagattaggaacacctaccttgtatctgcacccattgtccattttatcagctccactgaccgtacaggagcagtgaagctgaaacacctgtcattgtagtgtgggaggtttcatggctaaattggagcagtctggtggacaatcttcattaactccacattgcaccagtaagactatgtgcatccaatggttcaaacactgtgtcctgaaggcggtgccgtgtatcaggacgacaatgcaccaatacacacagcgagactggtgaaagattggtttgatgaacatgaaagtgaagttgaacatctcccatggcctgcacagtcaccagatctaaatattattgagccactttggggtgttttggaggagcgagtcaggaaacgttttcctccaccagcatcacgtagagacctggccactatcctgcaagaagaatggcttcaaatccctctgaccactgtgcaggacttgtgtatgtcattcccaagaccaactgacgctgtattggacgcaaaaggaggccctacaccgtactaataaattactgtggtctaaaaccaggcttttgggatttgaagccatcactctcattgtccaacccctgtatcttCATATTTATCCAATGCtgctattttattcattcattcattgtctgtaacccttctccagttcagggtcgcggtgggtccggagcctacctggaatcattgggtgcaaggcaggaatacaccctgaagggggctccagtccttttactattttatttttataaatatatatcttacACCCTACATTGTACTTCCTATATATGATATCTTATTATCTTAACTCTCACTTATACACTTTATTGTTTAAAACCTGTGCTGCTGTACATTTGTGAGCCCATTGCAATGAAATTCTGAAAACACTTGTGTACAAAGAATGATAATAAGGTTTGTCCAAGTCAAAGTCTACGTttctagttctacaattacagactgtagtccacctgtttctctgcatactttcttatccctacttcactctgctcttcaaaaggtcaggacccccacagaataggtgtgatgtggtggtggatcattctcagcgctgcagtggcactgatgtgtgtgtgttgtactggtgcgagtggatcagacacagcggtgctgctagagtttttaaagccctctttGTCACTGCTGAACTTAGAATTATCCACCAACCAACAGCATCGTGTGAGCGGCATCCTGTccattgatgaaggactaaaggacGACAAACAATCTgcgcagcaacagatgaactacagtgtCTGGTTTTACAtcttacaaggtggaccaatgaggtacaaggtaggtgttcatGATCCAGTGGTTGTTCAGTGTAGTAATTGCTGTTATACGTGGCAATGTGCACCTTTTACTACAAGAGTGGGTAAGAGAAACATTGACTCCTGAGTCAGACAAACCTGTGATGACACCAGAAGCAATGTACAGTTCCATCATGGTCTGCGCAAAAGAGCTGGCTATCATTCCTATACCACTCAGGATCCCACCCACCATTACAGTCGCACGGCAACCGTAGCTCTCCACGAGGGCACTGCAGACAGGACCTGGAGAAGAGAACTGGTATTGTTAGAAAAACCCTGCCAAACCACAGCCAAATACCCAAACACTAACAGATGACAATGGACGTATTTGAATTACAGATCATCCGTTTTAGCATCATTACACATATGGAGATTAACCCTGTAAAGACAATTGATGACAGTTGCAATGGAAGGTCAGCACTCGGTGTCCTTCGCACCAATGATGAATATCCCCAGTCATAAATATAAAAGGGAACTTGAGCTTTCACAGGCACTCTGCCCTGCTCTGTTCATAGTGCCagattaaaatgaacaaaataatcCTTATCCCTCAAATCAAAGCTGAGTGTGAACAATCAGATTAATGAACTGGGCTTTCAGTATTACAAAGGCTCTTTGATGTGGGGTGAAATGAGCTCC encodes:
- the slc16a5b gene encoding monocarboxylate transporter 6 encodes the protein MRRNKTKKAAGPGAPPASRMTEGVEAPQSQSVTLSNNFSSRQVKTSPDASHDPGQSQKDSCEPEEQDGQEEESACLPENVQYSAVEAAERCSGHLAPDGGWGWVVLAATVLVLALTLAFPSCIGIFYTDLQNQFQASNTETSWVPAIMTAVLHAGGPVCSALVESYGCRATVMVGGILSGIGMIASSFAQTMMELYIASGVITGLGFCLCFQPSVTMVGHYFVRRRAFANALSSTGTALGLSTLPLLANFLLSQFGWRGSFLVLGGILLNCCVCGAVMRPLRAKPNTKQMPIKPPPQTSGLYDQREGLKSRLQRRISGLLPFLRRHIALDLIHTHPRYRAFALGVSWMMLGFVVPLVYLVPHATAHGIEQDDAALLMAILGLVNISIRPTAALIFGHPRFRGSRSFVYLFAGALLLNGLSNCVCGVATNFHVLLAYVLTFGVSMSVVGSLLFTVLMETVEMSRFPAALGLISIMESVTILLGPPLAGVLVDFTGQYSYVFFACSVSVSTAALFIMVSFYWLDRHSCVEKRPFSTQYNHTQTPDLNLGIDGGSCQMPLNVMMDEGAETDV